The following coding sequences are from one Polyangia bacterium window:
- a CDS encoding cupin domain-containing protein, which produces MPSAVPQHHFSDEILLDYSAGNAKEPLGLPVACHLDLCPDCRIRVHDLESVASASLLTFGFPRASRDVRARLLSELGPKPSPAAPPAIAPELAPLDLPPALHRYLTPAANPRWRLLVPGVREIRLGLGEAEAVGRLVRLRPGVVIPLHDHEGPEYTVVFRGGLDEGDAHFQRGDVCVRDQGIDHEQRVEPGEECVALVINHGGLVPRTLKGHLFKFIAGG; this is translated from the coding sequence ATGCCGTCGGCCGTCCCGCAGCACCACTTCTCTGACGAGATCCTGCTGGATTACTCCGCCGGCAATGCCAAAGAACCGCTGGGTCTGCCGGTCGCGTGCCATCTGGATCTGTGCCCCGATTGCCGCATACGCGTCCATGATCTTGAATCGGTGGCCAGCGCGTCGTTGCTGACCTTCGGTTTTCCGCGCGCCTCGCGTGACGTGCGCGCGCGCCTGCTGTCAGAGCTGGGACCGAAGCCGTCGCCCGCCGCGCCGCCGGCCATCGCTCCCGAACTGGCGCCGCTGGATTTGCCGCCGGCGTTGCACCGCTACCTGACGCCGGCGGCGAACCCGCGCTGGCGGTTGTTGGTCCCAGGCGTGCGCGAAATCCGGTTGGGCCTGGGCGAGGCGGAAGCGGTCGGCCGGCTGGTGCGTTTGCGTCCGGGCGTGGTGATCCCGCTGCACGATCACGAAGGTCCCGAATACACGGTGGTCTTTCGCGGGGGCCTCGACGAAGGCGACGCCCACTTTCAACGCGGTGACGTGTGCGTGCGCGACCAGGGAATCGACCACGAACAACGGGTCGAGCCCGGCGAGGAGTGCGTGGCCCTGGTGATCAACCACGGCGGGCTGGTCCCGCGCACGCTGAAGGGCCACCTGTTCAAGTTCATCGCCGGCGGCTAA
- a CDS encoding serine/threonine-protein kinase gives MPDTAVQAAAPISAPPLPGERYGRYQLLERIGKGGMAEIFRAVSGGIEGWSRLFVIKRIRPEKSQSREFIRMFCEEARLCAMLHHPNIVQVYDFGQIDGSYFLAMEYLHGKDLSTLMRALRAARGAVPPAVAAFIAQQAALGLHHAHALVDGSGQSVHIVHRDVTPSNIMLLRTGAVKILDFGIAKDVRQGESEVIETDAGQVKGKLAYLAPEQVRDVPLDGRADVFSLGVVLWEMLTGQRLFSAESEFQTMRNVLILPIPTPSMVRPGIPAALDAIVARALERERNKRYPTAAAMAAELEQVVHHERFVGQAVPRLLEQLFGEDPSGLTPSPGPEALLAGTGVENAGGRPALIEVPRTRSSSAGGRSSSSVRQIPLGLGPPDAAAEVSLEILDGAAPSAAGRFAAATRLVSAHRRATAVGAATLIAGLIVAFGWHRAPVVDRPVVVAPPAAIAGTVVESSPPMPASPFAPPALTTAVHRRPPAQLVARAGTPRTKPAHRRSSHEIAADLTLNPFR, from the coding sequence TTGCCTGACACTGCCGTACAGGCCGCTGCGCCGATTTCCGCGCCGCCGTTGCCCGGCGAGCGGTACGGGCGCTACCAGCTGCTCGAGCGCATCGGCAAGGGCGGCATGGCGGAGATCTTTCGCGCCGTCAGCGGCGGCATCGAAGGCTGGAGCCGCCTGTTCGTCATCAAGCGCATCCGTCCGGAGAAATCGCAGTCGCGCGAATTCATCCGTATGTTCTGCGAGGAAGCCCGCCTGTGCGCGATGCTTCACCACCCGAACATCGTGCAGGTCTACGACTTCGGGCAGATCGACGGCAGTTACTTCCTGGCCATGGAGTACCTGCACGGCAAAGATCTGTCGACGTTGATGCGGGCCTTGCGCGCCGCCCGCGGTGCGGTCCCGCCTGCGGTCGCGGCCTTCATCGCCCAGCAGGCGGCGCTGGGATTGCACCACGCGCACGCGCTGGTCGACGGCAGCGGGCAGTCGGTGCACATCGTTCATCGCGACGTCACGCCGTCAAACATCATGCTGCTGCGAACCGGCGCGGTGAAGATCCTCGACTTCGGCATCGCCAAGGACGTCCGCCAGGGTGAAAGCGAAGTGATTGAAACCGACGCCGGTCAGGTGAAGGGCAAGCTGGCTTATTTGGCGCCCGAGCAGGTCCGCGACGTGCCGCTGGATGGTCGCGCCGACGTGTTCTCGCTGGGCGTGGTGCTGTGGGAGATGTTGACCGGTCAGCGTCTTTTCTCCGCCGAGAGCGAGTTCCAGACCATGCGCAACGTGCTGATTCTCCCGATTCCGACGCCGTCGATGGTGCGTCCGGGGATTCCGGCCGCGCTTGACGCCATTGTCGCCCGCGCCCTGGAACGCGAGCGCAACAAGCGTTATCCAACGGCAGCGGCGATGGCCGCCGAGCTCGAGCAGGTCGTTCATCACGAACGGTTCGTCGGCCAGGCCGTTCCGCGGTTGCTCGAACAGCTTTTCGGCGAAGATCCCAGTGGGCTGACGCCATCACCAGGGCCGGAGGCTTTGCTGGCTGGAACGGGAGTGGAAAACGCCGGCGGACGTCCGGCGCTGATCGAAGTGCCGCGCACGCGCAGCAGCAGCGCCGGTGGGCGATCATCGTCCAGCGTTCGCCAGATTCCACTTGGCTTGGGGCCGCCCGACGCCGCTGCCGAGGTGTCGCTGGAGATTCTCGACGGCGCAGCGCCGAGCGCTGCCGGTCGGTTCGCCGCCGCCACCAGGTTGGTTTCGGCCCATCGCCGGGCCACCGCCGTCGGTGCGGCGACGTTGATCGCCGGCTTGATCGTCGCCTTCGGATGGCACCGCGCGCCGGTGGTCGATCGGCCGGTGGTCGTGGCGCCACCGGCGGCCATCGCCGGCACCGTCGTCGAATCGTCGCCGCCCATGCCAGCGTCGCCATTTGCGCCGCCGGCCCTCACCACGGCCGTGCATCGCCGGCCGCCGGCCCAGTTGGTCGCCCGCGCCGGAACACCGCGCACGAAACCGGCGCACCGCCGCTCGTCGCACGAGATCGCGGCCGACTTGACCCTCAATCCGTTTCGCTGA
- a CDS encoding serine/threonine-protein kinase, giving the protein MATEGPASLPSQFGRYTLLQRLAIGGMAEVFRAKIVSSHGFEKILVIKRILPHLASDKTFMSMFIDEAKLTAQLTHPKIVQILDFGEVTGKYFIALEFIDGFDALALLRTCAQKRLRLPLHLACFIGIEVLEALDYAHNARDMDGSPMNLVHRDISPSNIFLSKTGDVKLGDFGIARAEERESKTQAGTLKGKYGYMSPEQVVGSSMDARSDLFAVGVVLAEMFMGRRLFTAPNDLDVLLMVRDAHLDRLDRFCHDLPPALDHIVRRALKKDPEQRYPTAAEFRDDLAEYLFNAGKRISTTDLRHFVSDLFADKPETVARLTQQARKLPEPRDAASRALSNADSGPGAVPRSNNNPSALPTRRLAVDEPTTDLQIEIDGPLPDAALAPAAKTAAETMKAPGGTLLGQALAQPLSVVDLDQWVNDAERSSVRGTGWTPLPAGASLSRVRAASTRSDVGRFVSGAPNRPPDSAGDVNIITPMRIFSDLAVAQETGLLRFEFGGNAKEVYLVSGAPESVNSSLPSDRFGEYLVGKGALSAAELEKALGMLPQYAGKLGDTLVGLGMLKPLDVFRWLSQQVRDRVIDVFAWTDGTFAFFRGVTNAQESFPLGLDTFEILGAGVLNLPYELLESRFTSLLDCQVSSSERPRIPPESFRLGPTPAEVLEMLDGQRTLRAWMSHFTAPEELLTFLRALYLLSETDLARFD; this is encoded by the coding sequence ATGGCGACCGAGGGACCTGCATCATTGCCCTCGCAGTTCGGCCGCTATACGCTGCTGCAGCGGTTGGCCATCGGAGGGATGGCCGAGGTCTTTCGGGCCAAGATCGTTTCGTCGCACGGCTTCGAGAAGATCCTGGTCATCAAACGGATCCTGCCGCACCTGGCGTCGGACAAGACGTTCATGTCGATGTTCATCGATGAGGCGAAGCTGACGGCGCAGCTGACCCACCCGAAGATCGTGCAGATTCTGGATTTCGGCGAAGTCACCGGCAAGTACTTCATCGCCCTGGAATTCATCGACGGCTTCGACGCGCTGGCCTTGCTGCGCACCTGCGCGCAAAAACGCCTGCGTTTGCCGCTGCACCTGGCCTGTTTCATCGGCATCGAAGTGCTGGAAGCGCTGGACTACGCGCACAACGCCCGCGACATGGACGGCAGCCCGATGAACCTGGTTCATCGCGACATCTCGCCGTCGAATATTTTCCTCTCCAAGACCGGCGACGTGAAGCTGGGCGACTTTGGTATCGCCCGCGCCGAAGAGCGTGAATCAAAGACCCAGGCTGGCACGCTGAAGGGCAAGTACGGCTATATGTCGCCCGAGCAAGTGGTCGGCTCGTCGATGGACGCGCGCAGCGATCTGTTCGCAGTGGGCGTGGTGCTGGCCGAGATGTTCATGGGCCGCCGGCTGTTCACCGCGCCGAATGATCTCGATGTGCTGCTGATGGTGCGCGACGCGCATCTGGATCGACTAGACAGGTTTTGCCACGACCTGCCGCCGGCGCTGGACCACATCGTGCGCCGCGCGCTGAAGAAAGATCCCGAGCAGCGCTACCCCACCGCCGCCGAATTTCGCGACGATCTGGCGGAGTATTTGTTCAATGCCGGCAAGCGCATCAGCACCACCGACCTGCGCCACTTCGTCTCCGATCTGTTCGCCGACAAGCCCGAAACGGTGGCGCGCCTGACCCAGCAAGCGCGCAAGCTGCCCGAACCGCGCGATGCGGCCAGTCGCGCGCTGTCCAACGCTGACAGCGGGCCCGGCGCTGTCCCCCGCTCGAATAACAACCCCAGCGCCCTGCCCACCCGCCGCCTGGCCGTAGACGAGCCCACCACCGATCTGCAGATCGAGATCGATGGACCGCTGCCCGACGCGGCATTGGCCCCGGCGGCGAAGACCGCGGCCGAGACCATGAAAGCGCCGGGCGGCACGTTGCTGGGCCAAGCGCTGGCGCAGCCGCTGTCGGTCGTCGATCTGGATCAGTGGGTGAACGACGCCGAGCGCTCGTCGGTGCGCGGCACCGGCTGGACGCCGCTGCCGGCCGGCGCCTCCCTGTCGCGGGTGCGCGCCGCCAGCACGCGCAGCGACGTCGGTCGTTTCGTCTCGGGCGCGCCCAACCGACCACCCGACAGCGCCGGCGACGTCAACATCATCACGCCGATGCGCATCTTCTCTGATCTGGCGGTGGCGCAGGAGACCGGCCTTTTGCGCTTCGAGTTCGGCGGTAACGCCAAGGAGGTCTATCTGGTGTCGGGCGCACCCGAGTCGGTGAACTCCAGCCTGCCGAGCGATCGTTTCGGCGAATATCTGGTTGGCAAAGGCGCTCTCAGCGCCGCCGAACTGGAGAAGGCGCTGGGCATGCTGCCGCAATACGCTGGCAAGCTGGGCGACACGCTGGTGGGCCTGGGCATGTTAAAGCCGCTCGATGTCTTTCGCTGGTTGTCGCAACAGGTGCGTGATCGGGTGATTGACGTCTTTGCCTGGACCGACGGAACGTTCGCTTTCTTCCGCGGCGTCACCAACGCGCAGGAAAGTTTCCCGCTGGGCCTGGACACCTTCGAGATCCTCGGCGCCGGCGTGCTGAATCTGCCTTACGAGCTGCTGGAGAGTCGTTTCACCAGCCTGCTCGATTGCCAGGTTTCGTCCAGTGAGCGCCCGCGGATCCCGCCCGAGTCATTCCGTCTCGGCCCCACGCCCGCCGAGGTCCTGGAAATGCTAGACGGCCAGCGCACGCTGCGCGCCTGGATGAGTCACTTCACCGCACCGGAAGAATTGCTGACGTTCCTGCGCGCGCTGTACCTGCTCAGCGAAACCGACCTCGCCCGCTTCGACTGA
- a CDS encoding sulfite exporter TauE/SafE family protein: MPPLLPWQWTLGAVCALFVGIAKSGVPGFGIAVVPLMVLAVGSARTSPGWLLPMLCTADLFAIAYYRRHAYARRLFNLAPWVLVGMGAGTVALGWGEKVMRPIIGAVVLTMIAAHLWRKWRRQTAVPTDWSHSARYGVLAGFATTVANAAGPVMNVYLLSKQLPKEEFVAAAAWFFFLVNLTKLPIYAWRGMISGPSLLFDLCLVPVVGLGALVGRRIVKRVAQSTFELAVLGLTATATLLLFLPH, from the coding sequence ATGCCGCCGCTTTTGCCTTGGCAGTGGACCTTGGGCGCCGTGTGCGCGCTGTTCGTCGGCATCGCCAAGAGCGGCGTGCCCGGCTTCGGCATCGCTGTGGTGCCGCTGATGGTCCTGGCGGTGGGCAGCGCGCGAACATCGCCGGGTTGGTTGTTGCCGATGCTCTGCACGGCGGACCTGTTCGCCATCGCCTATTACCGTCGCCACGCTTATGCGCGCCGGTTGTTCAACCTGGCGCCCTGGGTGCTGGTGGGGATGGGCGCGGGGACGGTGGCCCTGGGTTGGGGCGAAAAGGTGATGCGGCCGATCATCGGCGCAGTGGTGCTGACGATGATCGCTGCGCATCTTTGGCGCAAGTGGCGTCGGCAAACGGCGGTGCCCACCGATTGGTCGCACAGCGCGCGTTACGGCGTGCTGGCCGGTTTCGCCACCACCGTGGCCAACGCCGCCGGGCCGGTGATGAACGTTTATCTACTATCGAAGCAGCTGCCGAAGGAAGAGTTCGTGGCGGCGGCCGCCTGGTTTTTCTTCCTCGTCAACCTGACCAAGCTGCCCATCTATGCCTGGCGCGGGATGATCAGTGGGCCCTCGCTGCTGTTCGATCTGTGTCTGGTGCCGGTGGTGGGCTTGGGCGCGCTGGTGGGGCGGCGGATCGTCAAACGCGTGGCCCAGTCCACTTTCGAGTTGGCGGTGCTGGGGCTGACGGCGACGGCCACGTTGCTGCTTTTCCTGCCGCACTGA
- a CDS encoding vWA domain-containing protein produces MRAVRGFFFAYVIVAGACNWSGSKNGNGSGSGGDSGTGSGGAGGAASGSGGAGGAASSSGGGESSGGASGNTDGGSGGALATTDGGGDDQGVDAPTCGMQTFALESTPPDLLVLLDRSGSMLQTPANTNCAAMDAVCLATTKWPQVSAAINDVVGKTETTIRWGLKVFPDTGSCGAVGAPAVGIADLAAMSIATAITDQTPKGGATPTRAAVASAADYLTALPDTNPKYILLATDGLPNCGSVNNDNLADDTAAIAAVMDSASKGIPVFVVGIATADTTVNSDATLNMMAIAGGKPQTGMPTSYYPVANKDDLVATLGMIQRKIFSCEFKLAMKPPFPDKVAVKGDGTDIPRSATAGWDYGTDQMSIVLSGSYCTDLMAGKIVNVQAIFMCVIPTIP; encoded by the coding sequence ATGCGGGCAGTGCGTGGGTTCTTCTTCGCTTATGTGATCGTGGCCGGCGCCTGTAATTGGAGCGGCAGCAAAAACGGCAACGGTTCTGGCAGCGGCGGTGACAGCGGCACGGGCAGCGGCGGGGCCGGCGGCGCGGCCAGCGGCAGCGGCGGGGCCGGCGGCGCGGCCAGCAGCAGCGGCGGCGGTGAAAGCAGCGGCGGCGCCAGCGGGAACACCGACGGTGGCAGCGGCGGCGCATTGGCCACCACCGACGGCGGCGGCGACGATCAGGGCGTCGACGCCCCCACCTGCGGAATGCAGACGTTCGCGCTGGAATCGACGCCGCCCGATCTGCTGGTGCTGCTGGATCGCTCGGGGTCGATGTTGCAGACGCCGGCCAACACCAACTGCGCCGCCATGGACGCGGTTTGCCTGGCGACCACGAAGTGGCCCCAGGTCTCGGCGGCCATCAACGATGTGGTCGGCAAGACCGAGACCACGATCCGCTGGGGCCTGAAGGTCTTTCCCGACACCGGAAGCTGTGGCGCGGTCGGCGCCCCCGCGGTGGGAATCGCTGACCTGGCCGCCATGTCCATCGCCACCGCCATCACCGACCAGACGCCAAAAGGCGGGGCCACGCCGACCCGCGCGGCGGTGGCCAGCGCGGCGGACTATCTGACCGCCTTGCCCGACACCAACCCCAAGTACATTCTCCTGGCTACCGACGGACTGCCGAATTGCGGCTCGGTCAACAATGACAACCTGGCCGACGACACGGCCGCCATAGCCGCGGTGATGGACAGCGCCAGCAAGGGCATCCCGGTGTTCGTGGTCGGCATCGCCACCGCCGACACGACGGTGAATTCGGATGCCACCTTGAACATGATGGCCATCGCCGGCGGGAAACCGCAGACCGGTATGCCGACGTCGTATTACCCGGTGGCGAACAAGGACGACCTGGTGGCGACGCTGGGAATGATCCAGCGCAAGATTTTTTCCTGCGAGTTCAAGCTGGCGATGAAGCCGCCTTTCCCGGACAAGGTGGCGGTCAAGGGCGACGGGACGGACATCCCACGCAGCGCCACCGCCGGCTGGGATTACGGCACCGATCAGATGTCGATCGTGCTCAGCGGCAGCTATTGCACCGACTTGATGGCCGGCAAGATCGTCAACGTGCAGGCGATCTTCATGTGCGTGATCCCCACCATTCCCTGA
- a CDS encoding agmatine deiminase family protein has translation MTAPTPSALGYRMPAEWEPHEATWLAWPHERRDWPGKLSPIPWVYGEVVRHLSPGERVRILVKDAALERKARALLSRVGVDLGQIDFFRIPTDRSWTRDFCPLFVKARDGRVGFTNWRFNGWAKYANHKKDDAVGDRLTARLRKPHWTPTVADRQGRAQRVVLEGGSIDVDGRGTLLTTEECLLSPVQGRNPALSREQLEAAIGAHLGIRKVLWLGDGIVGDDTHGHVDDLARFVAEATVVVATEGDPADANFEKLRENRRRLDAMTDADGRALRVVPLPMPAPVVLDGVRLPASYANFYIGNAAVLVPTFNDPNDRRALEIIAGLFPTRKVVGVHAVDLVWGLGTLHCMTQQQPA, from the coding sequence ATGACCGCCCCGACACCGTCGGCGCTGGGCTATCGCATGCCGGCCGAGTGGGAGCCGCACGAAGCGACCTGGCTGGCGTGGCCCCACGAACGGCGCGACTGGCCCGGCAAGCTGTCGCCCATTCCGTGGGTCTACGGCGAGGTGGTGCGGCACCTTTCGCCCGGCGAGCGCGTGCGTATCCTGGTCAAGGACGCGGCGCTGGAACGAAAAGCGCGTGCGCTGCTTTCGCGGGTGGGCGTCGATCTCGGCCAGATCGATTTTTTCCGCATCCCCACCGATCGCAGCTGGACCCGCGATTTCTGTCCCCTGTTCGTCAAGGCCCGCGATGGGCGCGTCGGCTTCACCAACTGGCGTTTCAACGGTTGGGCGAAGTACGCCAATCACAAGAAGGACGACGCGGTCGGCGATCGTCTGACCGCGCGACTTCGCAAACCGCACTGGACGCCGACGGTGGCGGACCGCCAGGGGCGGGCGCAGCGGGTGGTGCTGGAAGGCGGCAGCATCGACGTCGACGGGCGCGGGACGTTGCTGACCACCGAGGAGTGCCTGCTGTCGCCGGTGCAGGGGCGCAATCCCGCGCTGTCGCGCGAGCAATTGGAGGCGGCGATCGGCGCGCACCTGGGCATTCGCAAGGTGCTGTGGCTGGGCGATGGGATCGTGGGCGACGACACCCACGGACACGTCGACGATCTGGCGCGTTTCGTCGCCGAGGCCACGGTGGTGGTCGCCACCGAGGGCGATCCCGCCGACGCCAACTTTGAAAAGCTGCGCGAGAACCGCCGCCGCCTAGACGCCATGACGGACGCCGACGGTCGCGCGCTGCGGGTGGTGCCGTTGCCGATGCCGGCGCCGGTGGTGCTGGACGGCGTGCGCCTGCCGGCCAGCTACGCGAACTTCTACATCGGCAACGCGGCGGTGCTGGTGCCGACGTTCAACGATCCAAATGATCGGCGCGCCCTGGAGATCATCGCTGGGCTTTTTCCCACCCGAAAGGTGGTCGGCGTTCACGCGGTGGATCTGGTGTGGGGCCTGGGCACACTGCACTGCATGACGCAGCAGCAGCCGGCCTGA
- a CDS encoding Ig-like domain-containing protein: MISFAACGGDGAEAGITPATAQETSSVGGTVGSVLVDVPVPDDPVTDNLSGSSTAAPRVIFLAYADGTALPRTDVNACTGTAPKFVCNFAPSLEECQRQIQTYLDKWYADLNIVFTLKRPTSGRFYTEVVSSGGGSWCGVDARVAGVAPFLCNDIYGGVAYTFMGGDSAKQTATIIAQEQAHLVGLEHTNSDDDLMLPTICHNCDGFEDANNTVMTDRCDRPTQNSYQLIKERLGTWPGGAKPAVFGCISDTQAPTLTITEPGDGAAVGHDFSVRVEAQDECSLSKVTVSVSPQKLTAALTTGPFQWDLTNITGRQTITVTAVDGAGHTTSSSVTVTAGTAQAISVPGDDPTKAHGCALGGGASGTSGVGGALVGLGLLLVRRRRRAAR, encoded by the coding sequence ATGATTTCCTTCGCCGCGTGCGGCGGCGATGGAGCGGAGGCCGGGATCACGCCGGCCACCGCGCAAGAGACCAGCAGCGTCGGCGGCACGGTCGGAAGTGTCCTGGTCGACGTGCCGGTGCCCGACGATCCGGTCACCGACAATCTCAGCGGCAGCAGCACGGCAGCGCCGCGGGTGATTTTCCTGGCCTACGCCGACGGCACGGCGCTGCCCAGGACCGACGTCAACGCCTGCACGGGCACCGCGCCCAAGTTCGTCTGCAACTTTGCTCCCTCGCTGGAAGAGTGCCAGCGCCAGATTCAGACCTATCTGGACAAGTGGTACGCCGACCTCAACATCGTGTTCACGCTGAAGCGCCCGACCAGCGGCCGCTTTTACACCGAGGTGGTTTCGTCGGGCGGCGGGTCCTGGTGCGGCGTCGACGCGCGCGTGGCCGGCGTGGCGCCCTTCCTGTGCAATGATATTTACGGCGGCGTGGCCTACACGTTCATGGGCGGCGACAGCGCCAAGCAGACCGCCACCATCATCGCCCAGGAGCAAGCGCACCTGGTTGGCCTGGAGCACACCAACAGCGACGACGATCTGATGCTGCCGACCATCTGCCACAACTGCGATGGCTTCGAGGACGCCAACAACACGGTGATGACCGATCGCTGCGACCGTCCGACCCAAAATTCCTATCAGCTGATCAAGGAACGCCTTGGCACCTGGCCGGGCGGTGCCAAGCCGGCGGTCTTTGGTTGCATCAGCGACACCCAAGCGCCGACCTTGACCATCACCGAGCCGGGCGACGGCGCGGCGGTCGGCCACGATTTCTCGGTGCGCGTCGAGGCGCAAGACGAGTGCAGCCTGAGCAAGGTGACGGTCAGTGTGTCGCCGCAAAAGTTGACCGCGGCGCTGACCACCGGGCCGTTTCAATGGGATCTGACCAACATCACTGGCCGACAAACCATCACGGTCACCGCCGTCGATGGGGCCGGCCACACGACCTCCAGCAGCGTCACGGTGACGGCCGGGACGGCGCAGGCGATCTCGGTGCCAGGCGACGATCCGACGAAGGCGCACGGTTGCGCGCTGGGCGGGGGGGCGTCGGGTACCTCGGGCGTTGGCGGTGCGCTGGTCGGCCTTGGCCTGTTGCTGGTGCGCCGCCGTCGTCGCGCCGCGCGCTGA
- a CDS encoding FAD-dependent oxidoreductase, whose amino-acid sequence MKKRIVVVGGGFAGVYAAQALEQKLRRRDDWEIYLFSRDNYFVFQPMLPEVISGTIGLTDVVSPLRRLLRHTHVVVRDVESIDVANKTITAAPGFRPHAHVERFDHLVLAPGTVTDFRGLPGLPEHALPFKNLADALELRARAIRALEEADVEDDDPVLRKQLLTFVVAGGGFSGVEVVAELNDFVRGIARLYRRIDPRDIRVVLVHGQNEILPEVAPKLRAFAAKILRRRGVELVLNQRLKAATAEAAVLSDGTAIPTRTLVSTIPSSPHPLIDTLELPKTKNGRLIVDVHLRVQGRDDIWALGDCASVPTAGGAPCPPTAQHATRQAQVAAANIVTTIDGGSGLRAFDFKGLGKMGSLGRRNAVAEIFGLGISGFLAWFLWRTIYLSKLPGWGRRIKVASAWTLDLILPTELIQLRLGNTGGATHEHFEPGQTVFNEGELGDRVYILLSGRAEVVRRRLGASGEKAGDAGEQVFATLGPGDCFGEMALLGSAPRNATVRCLEAMTVLSIPKREFGLLAANVPGLRASFEQVMARRGLPPSPPPS is encoded by the coding sequence ATGAAAAAACGCATCGTCGTGGTCGGGGGTGGCTTCGCCGGCGTCTATGCCGCACAGGCGCTGGAGCAAAAGCTGCGCCGCCGTGACGATTGGGAGATCTATCTTTTCAGCCGCGACAATTATTTCGTCTTTCAACCGATGCTGCCCGAGGTGATCTCCGGAACCATCGGCCTCACCGACGTGGTCAGCCCGCTGCGGCGCCTGCTGCGCCACACCCACGTGGTGGTGCGCGACGTGGAGTCGATCGACGTGGCGAACAAGACCATCACCGCCGCGCCTGGATTTCGGCCGCACGCCCACGTCGAACGCTTCGATCACCTCGTGCTGGCGCCGGGGACGGTCACCGATTTCCGCGGCCTGCCCGGTCTGCCCGAGCACGCCCTGCCGTTCAAGAACCTGGCTGACGCCCTGGAGCTGCGCGCGCGGGCCATCCGCGCGCTGGAGGAGGCCGACGTCGAAGACGACGATCCGGTGCTGCGAAAGCAGCTGCTGACCTTCGTGGTCGCCGGCGGCGGATTCTCCGGCGTCGAGGTGGTGGCCGAGCTGAACGACTTCGTGCGCGGCATCGCCCGTCTATACCGCCGCATCGATCCGCGCGACATCCGCGTGGTGCTGGTGCACGGTCAGAACGAGATCCTGCCCGAGGTGGCGCCCAAGCTGCGCGCCTTCGCCGCCAAGATCCTGCGCCGCCGCGGCGTCGAGCTGGTGCTGAACCAACGCCTCAAAGCGGCCACCGCCGAGGCGGCTGTCCTTTCCGATGGCACCGCCATCCCCACCCGCACGCTGGTCTCGACCATTCCGTCGTCGCCGCATCCGCTGATCGACACGCTGGAGCTCCCGAAGACGAAGAACGGCCGCTTGATCGTCGACGTCCACCTGCGCGTGCAGGGCCGTGACGACATCTGGGCCTTGGGCGACTGCGCATCGGTGCCGACCGCGGGCGGCGCGCCCTGCCCGCCCACCGCCCAGCACGCCACCCGGCAAGCCCAGGTCGCCGCCGCCAACATCGTCACCACCATCGACGGCGGCAGCGGACTGCGGGCGTTCGATTTCAAGGGGCTGGGCAAGATGGGATCGCTCGGCCGGCGCAACGCGGTGGCGGAGATCTTCGGTCTGGGGATCTCTGGTTTTCTGGCCTGGTTTCTCTGGCGCACGATCTATTTGTCCAAGCTGCCCGGCTGGGGCCGGCGGATCAAAGTGGCCAGCGCATGGACGCTGGATCTGATCTTGCCGACCGAGCTCATCCAGCTCCGCCTCGGCAACACCGGCGGCGCCACCCACGAACACTTCGAACCGGGACAGACGGTCTTCAACGAAGGCGAACTGGGCGATCGGGTTTACATTCTTTTATCGGGACGCGCCGAAGTGGTGCGGCGTCGCCTGGGCGCCAGCGGCGAAAAAGCCGGCGACGCCGGCGAGCAAGTCTTCGCCACCTTGGGCCCGGGCGACTGCTTCGGCGAGATGGCGTTGCTCGGCAGCGCGCCCCGCAACGCCACCGTCCGCTGCCTGGAAGCGATGACCGTGCTTTCCATCCCCAAGCGCGAGTTCGGCCTGCTGGCGGCCAACGTCCCCGGCTTGCGCGCCAGCTTTGAACAGGTGATGGCCCGCCGTGGGCTGCCACCGTCGCCGCCGCCGTCGTAA